In Leifsonia sp. AK011, the genomic stretch GAGCACGACGGAGGCGAGCGCCATCCACCATCCCGGGGTGAACCGATCGAGCAGGCGGACCGCGGCGAGGGAACCGACCGCATAAACGGCAACCATCGACGACGTGTGGATGAGGATGAAGGGCGTGAGGTCGAAGCCCTGTGATGCCGCGATGGCGAAGTAGGTGAGCGTGATGATCGAGACGAGCACGAGTGCTCGCCGCGGAACCGAGCCGGGTTCGGCGCCCTTCGCGAGCCACCCGGGAAGGTGGCCGTCACGACCGAGGGATGCCGCGAGGTTGGCGAACGCCGGAACGTACGCGTTCAACACGCCCACCGCAACCACCGCGGCGATCGCCGCCACGACCGCGGGCCCCACATCGGGCACGCTCACCGCCACGAGGTCGATGAGCGGAACGACGCTGAACTCGTCGTCTGACCCGAGGACTCCCACCGTCACGATCTGCAGCGCGAGATAGGCAGCACCCACCACCACAACCGCGATGGCCGTCGCGAGCGGGATCGTGCGGCGTGGGTTGCGGAACTCGCCCGCGATGTGAGTGACGGCCTCCCAGCCGGCGAAGGCCCAGACGAAGAGGCTCACGGCCGTCGCGACCCCGGCCCAGCCGTGCGGCAGGAAGGGCTCGAAGTTCACGGCGCGCACCTCGGAGGCGGTCACCGAGACGACCCCGACGACGACGAGCACCAGCAGTCCGGTGAGTCCGAGCTGGAGCTTTCCGCTGACGCGCAGGCCGAAGAAGGCAACGCCGAGGGGCACAAGGAGGAACGCGAGGGCGATCATCCACACCACGGAACGGTCGGCACCCAGGGCGGCCGCGAGATACTCAGCGCCCAGGGTCGCCACGACGGGGGCGCCGAACTGCACCCCGAACAGGAACCAGTAGCCGGCCATACGCGCGGCTGTGTCCCCGAGGGCGAGGCGTGCGAACGTCGCGACACCGCCGGCATCCGGGTACCGGGCGGCGAGCGCGGCGAAGGTGCCGGCGAGGGGGATGGAGAGCACGAACACGGCCGCGACGGCGAGAATCGACGCGGGTCCCGCAGCCTGCGACGCGAGCCCGGGCAGCACGAGGATGCCCGTGCCCAGCACCGCGGCGATGTACAGCGCGGATGCCTGCACGAGTCCCAGGCGGCCCGTGTGCGTCGACACCTCGGGGGCAGCGGTGGTGGTCATGGCTCCAGAGTGGCAGTGGCAGGATCACGCGGTCTAGCGGTTTTCTGCCACCCTCCCGCAACAACCCGCCAGCGCTCGCCGTGAGTCGCCCACTTCGGCCAGTCGCAGTCGCCCAACACGGTCCGAAGTCGGCAACTCACGGTTGAGGAGAGCGGGCTAGAGCCGGTCGAGCGCTCCGAGCACGTCGTCGATGAGGTCGTCGGCATCCTCGATGCCCACCGAGAGGCGCACGATGTTCTCGGGGACCTCGAGCGCGGTGCCCTTGACGGAGGCGTGCGTCATCTCCGACGGGTAGCCGATGAGTGACTCGACACCCCCGAGCGACTCGGCGAGCTGGAAGAGGGTCGTGGACTCTGCAAACGTCTTCGCCGAGGCGGGGCCACCGGCAACGCCGACCGAGATCATGCCGCCGAACGACTTCATCTGACGAGCGGCAAGCTCGTGTCCGGGGTGGCTGGGAAGGCCCGGGTAGTACACGGTCTCGAGCTTCGGATGCCCGACCAGGCGCTCCGCGATGGCGGCAGCGTTCGACGAGTGCCGATCCATGCGCACGGCGAGCGTCTTGATTCCGCGAACGGTGAGCCAGGCATCCATCGGGCCGGAGACGGCACCAACGCCGAACTGCAGGAATCCGACCTTCTCGATGAGCTCTGCATCGTTCAGCACGACGGCACCACCGAGCACGTCGGAGTGGCCGCCGAGGTACTTCGTTGTCGAGTGCACGACGACGTCGGCGCCGAGTTCGAGCGGGCGCTGGAGGTAGGGGGAGGCGAACGTGTTGTCCACCACGACCGTCGCGCCGAACTCGTGACCGAGCTCAGCGAGCGCGGCGATGTCGGTGATCTTCATGAGCGGGTTCGAGGGGGTCTCGACCCAGATGATCTTCGTGGCATCCGGACGGATCGCGTGACGCACCGCGTCGAGGTCGCTCATCTCGACCGTGGAGATCGACACACCCCACGGCACGAGGACGCGGCTGACGAGACGGTGGGTGCCGCCGTAGACGTCGTTGCCCATGACGATGTGGTCGCCGGGCTTCAGGATGGCGCGCAGCAGGGTGTCCTCCGCTGCGAGTCCCGACGCGAAGCTGAACGCCTTCGCGCCACCCTCGAGCGAGGCGAGGAGCTCCTGCAGCGAGTCGCGCGTGGGGTTGCCCCCACGGGCATACTCGTAGCCGCCCCGGAACCCTCCGATGCCGTCCTGCACGAACGTCGAGGTCATGTAGACCGGCGGCACGACGGAACCCGTGGTGGGGTCGAAGTCCTGCCCTGCACGGATGGCGCGGGTGGCGAACTGGTACTCGGAGTCGGTCACGGGGTTCTCTCTGTTGAAGCGCTGGTGATGCGTGGGGTGGGGCGCCGTCAGGCGCTGAGGAAGGCGAGCAGGTCGTGACGGGTCACCACTGCTGCAGGCTTTCCGTCGCTCGTCACGAGTAGTGCATCGGACTGCGCGAGCGCATCGCGTACCGCAGCGATGGAATCCTGCATGCCGATCAAACCGAGCGGGGGGCCCACGAATTCCTCGAGGGCGTCGGTGAGCTGCGCGCGACCACTGAACACCGCGTCGATGAGGGTGCGCTCGTCGATCGACCCGACGACCTCGCCCATGACGACGGGCGGCTCCGCGGTGAGCACGGGCATCTGCGAGATGTCGAACTGGCGCATCTTGTCGATCGTGTGGCGCACCGTGTCGCTCGGATGCACGTGCACGAGCCCCGCGAGATCCGGGTCCTTCGTGCCCACGAGGTCGGCGACCGAACGGTCCTCCTCGGCGGGCAGGAACCCGTAGGAGCGCATCCACTTGTCGCTGAAGACCTTGCCGAGGTAGCCGCGCCCGCCATCCGGCAGGAGGATGACCATGACATCGTCGGGGCCCAGCTTCGCGGCCGCCTTGAGTCCGGATGCCACGGCGAGGCCACTGGAGCCGCCGACGAGGAGCCCCTCCTCACGGGCAAGCCTGCGAGTGAACTCGAAGGACTCGGCATCCGATGACGCGATGATCTCGTCGACGACGCTGCCGTCGTAGGCGGTCGGCCAGAAGTCCTCGCCGACGCCCTCGACGAGGTACGGCCGCCCGGTGCCCCCCGAGTACACGCTGCCCTCGGGGTCGGCGCCGATGACGACGACGTTCGGGTTCTGCTCCTTGAGGTACTTGCCGACGCCGCTGATGGTGCCGCCCGTTCCGACGCCGGCGACGAAGTGAGTGACCTTGCCCTCGGTGTCGCGCCAGATCTCGGGACCGGTCGTCTCGTAGTGACTGAGGGGGCCGTTCATGTTGGAGTACTGGTTCGGCTTGTAGGCACCGGGAATCTCGCGCGCCAGGCGATCGCTCACGCTGTAGTAAGACTCTGGACTCTCGGGAGCGACGGCCGTCGGGGTCACGACGATCTCGGCCCCGTACGCGAGGAGAACGTTGCGCTTGTCCTCGCCGACCTTGTCGGGAAGCACGAAGATGCAACGGTATCCGCGCTGCTGGGCCACGAGCGCGAGGCCGATGCCGGTGTTTCCGCTTGTCGGCTCGACGATGGTGCCGCCGGGCTTCAACAGCCCCTGGCGCTCGGCGTCGTCGATGATGCGCGTGGCGATGCGGTCCTTGGACGAGCCGCCGGGATTGAGGTACTCCACCTTCACGAGCACCGTCGCCGAGATGCCCTCCGTCACCTTGTTGAGGCGAACCAGCGGGGTGTTTCCGACGAGGTCGATGACCGTGTTTGCGAACTTCATGGTGACGGCCAATCTACCAGCGGGCTCCTGCGTGTTACGGGGGCCGCAGCCTCTCACCGTTCTTCGAGCATCCATGCGGCAGAATGGTTCGGATCAGACTTGCCCCGCGACCGACGAGGATGCCGTGACCAACAACGCAGACAAGCCCACCATCAAGCAGCAACGCGAGGCGCAGCGCGCCGCGAAGGTTGCCGCCCTGAAGAAGAAGCAGGCGGTGGAGAAGCGCAATCGCAGGATCGGCATCGGTGCTGCGATCATCGGCGCTGTTGCGGTTGTCGCGGTCATCGTGACCTTCGTCGTGGTCATCCCGGCCACCACTCCTCAGCCCGCGCCCGACCCGGTCGCCTCTGGCGACGCGAGCGACATAGATATCGCCGGAGAGCAGATCTTCGAGGGGCTCGGCAACAAGCATGTCGAGACGGCCGTCACCTACTCGATGTCGCCCCCCGCTGGCGGCGACCACAACGCGACGTGGCTGAACTGCGGTGTGTACGGCGAGGCCGTTCCGAACGAGAACGCCGTGCACGCTCTCGAGCACGGCGCCGTCTGGGTCACCTACAACCCGGACGAGGTCGACGCCGATGGCGTGGCACAGCTGCGCACGTTCCTTCCCTCCAGCTACATCATCCTGTCGCCGTACCCCGACCTGCAGACGCCTGTCGTCGCTTCGGCCTGGGGCGCACAGGTGGAGCTCGATGGTGTGGACGATGAGCGACTCGAGCAGTTCCTCCAGAAGTACTGGCAGTCGCCCAACGCGCCGGAGCCCGGCGCCGCGTGCAGCGGTGGCCTTGAGGGACCCGACCGGATTGCCTGATTCGACTGAGGTGAGCGCCCCGGCGCCGCGGCGCGGCCGCGCGCTTGTCATCATCATCGTGGCCGGGGTGATCCTGGTTGCCCTGGCGGCGCTCACCGGTCGCCTCACCGCTCCCGTCATCACGCTCCCGTCGACGACGAGCGCGGATGCCGGGTTCGCCCGTGACATGCAGGTGCACCACCAGCAGGCTGTCGAGATGGCGATGATGATCCGCGATCGCACGGACGACCCCGCGGTGCGGCAGCTCGCCTACGACATCGCGACCTCGCAGGCGCAGCAGTCCGGCCAGATGTTCGGATGGCTCGCCTCCTGGAACCTCCCCCAGTTCGGTGAGCCGGCGATGACCTGGATGACGCGGCCGGCCCTCGACGGGTCCGAGCACGGTCACGACTCGGACGAACCAGCCCATGTCCCGGGCGAGGCGATGCCGGGCATGGCGACGTACGCCCAGCTCGATACGCTCTCGAACCTGTCAGGAGTCGAGGCCGAGCGGTTGTTCCTCGAGCTCATGATCGCCCATCACCGCGGCGGTGTGGAGATGGCCGAGGCGGTCCTCGCACGCACCGACACCACGGTCGTGCGCGATCTCGCGACGAGCATCGTGAAGGCCCAGCAGTCGGAGATCGACCTCATGGAGGGGATGCTCGCCGAGCGGCAGTAGGCGGGGTCACTGCCAGCACCGACCGATTCAGCTGAGGAAGTCGCGGTGCTGCTGGGGCGAGTCGACGCCGGCAGCCGCGAAGGCCGCGGCCGCCTGTGAAGCTCGGTGATCGATCGCGAGCCCCACGTCGCGCGCGAGCCTGGGTCTCGTCTTCACGAGCAGGTCGAGCACGGCGACGGGCACAAACAGAACGGCCAGGTCGCTCGTGGCCCGGGCCCGAGCGGCGACTCCCTGCCGCGTCAATGCGGTGAGCCCCAGCACATCGTCGCGATCCAGCAGGGCGAAGCTCACCTCCTGCCCCGTCGTGGCCATGACGGAGAGGATGGCGGAGCCGCTCACCACGTAGCGCATGCCGTTGGGCACCTGCCCGATGTGCTGGACTGTCTCGCCCTCCCCGTAGCGTTCGAGGGTGACCTGGGGAGCGATCGCCTCCACGTCCTCCTCCGACAGGTACAGCGCAGGGGCGAGGTGACGGAGGGCGGCCCGGATGTTGTCGGGGGTGTTGTAGTTGTCGGTGAGGTCGCCGTCGAGGTGCAACCCGGCGCGGCGTGCGGCGTACCAGATGCGCGTGCGGAACGCGCTGAGCGTCGAGTAGTTGTCCGCCGGGCTCCTGATCGGAATACCGACCTCGTACTTCGCCTTCTCGAGGGGTTTCACCGACGCCGGGTTATCGGGCAGCGCCGCCGGGAGGTCCGCAGCCACCTCGACGCACACGTCGATGACGTCCTGCGGAGGATCATCGGTCGCGAACTTCACGACGATCCCAGCCTCGAACGCTGCCTCGCTGCGGCTGATGTTGAGGAACGTGCTCCCGGCCAGGGTCGCGTTGGGGATGACGTGGATGCCGTTGCTGTCGTTGAGGTGCACCGCACGCCAGTTGACCTCGACGATCCGACCGCGCAGCCCGTCCACCTCGATCCAGTCCCCGAGCGTGAACGGCTGCTCGAAGAGGAGGAAGAGTCCGGAGACCACCGAACCGACGGCGTTCTGGAGGGAGAGCCCTATGACGATCGAGCCGACGCCGAGAGCGGCGAAGAGGCCGCCGACATCCGCTCTCCAGACCACCGAGAAGAGGATGGCGAGACTGACGACGATCAGGATGACCCGCACGATGTCGACGAAGATCGAGGGCACCTTGCTGCGCCAGCTGCCCTGCCGCGCGGTCACGAAGAGGGCGAAGTTGAGACTGTTGAGCAGCACGAGGATCAACAGGAACCCGAAGACGGTCGCGGTGACCTGCGTCCAGGTGAGATCGATATCGGCGTAGGTCGCCTGGTTCAGGAGGAGAAGAAGTGCTCCGACCGGAGCAACATAGTTGCGCAGGAGCAGAACGATCTTCGCCGCGCGGTTCTGGCGCCGCTCGAGCATGCTCTGCACCTCGGTGAGCGCGAGGAGCACGATCGGCAGTCCGACGATGACCCCCGCTGCCGGCCAGAACCAGGGTTCGTTCCAGATCTGCATCTCGCGTCGCCGTTACTCGTCGTTCTCCGCGCGCTCGACGCGCCAGACCCGCTCCGGGCCCGAGGGCGTCTCGACCATGCCCCAGTCCCGCACGTTGACGGTGTCCGGCATGCGGTCGACCACCGACTGCGTCAGGAAGATCCCGCTCTCGGACTCGGTCGCCTGCACGCGGAAGGCGAGGTTCACGGCGTCGCCCCAGAGGTCGTACGAGACCTGCTTCTGCCCAATCAGGCCACTGGTGACTGCGCCGGTGTCGATGCCGGCACGCAGGGCGAGGGCGGTGCCGTACTTCGCGCCGATCCGGTTCAGGATGCGCTGCAGCTCGATCGCGAAGTCCACCATGCGCCGAGCGTTGTCGACGCGCGGCACGATGAGACCACAACTCGTGAGGTAGCCGGCCCTCGTGCTCCGCACCCTCTCGATACCGAGGGAGTCGGCGGCATCGTCGAATGCACGGAGGATCTCGTTGAGGATCTCGAGGGCCGCCTCGGAGCTCTTGTCGCTGCTGAACGCCTCGAACCCGACGATGTCGGCGAACATGACCGTGACCTCCTGATGGTCGAGCGCGATCGTGCGCACGCCCTCCTTGTACCGCTTGGCGAGGGCCTCGGGCATGAGCGTGAGCAGGAGGCGTTCGTTCTCCTTCTGCTGCTCCTCGAGCAGCTGCGCCTTCACCTGCAGACTCCTGCTCATGTCGTTGAAGGCGGCACCGACGTCAGCGAGCTCCGAGCTGCTGCCGGCATCCACCTGCACGCCGGACTCCCCCGCCGCGATCCTGCGCGCGGCGTCCCGGAGTCGACGGAGTGGGCGCACGATCGCCCCCGCGATCACGAGCGAGAGCACGGACACCAGCAACACGATCACGGCGGACGAGAGCACGAGGTTGCGCGTGAAGTCGTCGACCGGCGCGAAAGCCTCCTCGCTGTCGAGCTCGGCGACGATCACCCAGTCGAGTCCCTGGATGTCGAGCGGGGCGTAGGCGGTCAGCGATGAGCCCCCGAGGTATCCAGCCATGAGGTTGGTTCCGGATGTTCCCGCCGCCGCCGCGGACACCGCCTCGGTGCGCACGGGTTGCAGCAGCAGGGTGCTTCCCGTTGCGATCGCCTGCTCCGTGACCTCCGGCGGGGTTCCGGATGCCACGGACTCCCGCTCGAACCGCGCCGGGTCCTCCACGAGCACCCGGGAGAGCGAGCGCATGAGCTGATCGTTCGCGCCCACGATGTAGGTCTCGCCCGAGTCGCCCATGCCGCTCTCGGACCAGTCACCTCCGCCAGCCATGACCGAGTCGATCTGGCTGATGGGCATCTCGGCGGCGAGCGCACCCACGATCTCCCCGTCGATCACGACCGGCGTTACTGCCCAGGATGCCGGCTTGCCGAGCGACGGTGGATACGGGGCGAAGTCGGTCAGCACGACGTTGTCCGCGAGGTTGCCCGTCATCGCCTCGGAGTAGGCCTGTGCGAGGTTGGTGCGCTGCAGGGGACCGTTGTCGAGGTTGCTGCCGAGGTCCACTCCCTTGAAGGCCGTGTAGACGATGTTGCCGCTCGCGTCGATGAGCAGCACGTCCTCGTAGTGGAAGATCTGTGTCAGCCGGCGGAAGAAGTCGTGGTGCTCTGCATGGGTCGCGGACCACGCGCTGCCATCGCCAGCGTCGTTGACCTTGATCGCGTCGTCGAAGGTCTCGTGCGGGGCCGTGTAGTGGAGCGCGAGATAGGACTGCGCTGCACCCGTGGGGATGAAGGTCGAGGCATCAACCGGCTCGCCGTTGGCCTCCGAGAGCCGGGGGCCGAACTGGTCGGTGAAGTACGCCTCGAGCTCCGCCCGCTCCTGAGCGGTGAGTTCGGTGTTCTCGAGTTCGGCGAATCCGGCGGAGAAGAGTTGCATCGCCTCCGCGACGCTCTGCCCCCGCGCGGTGATGCGCAGGTTGTTCTCGATGGTCTCGTAGAGCGCGGTGATCTCGCGGGCCCGAGAGTCGCGCACCTCGGTGAGGCGATCGAACGCGGCATCCTGCAGCGAGCTCCGACCATTGACGAAGCCGATGTAGCCCACCACGACACTGGAGGTGATGCTCACGAGAAGAAGGGTGATGAGAAGCGCGGAACGGATGCCGAGTCCCGTGCGCGTCGGCAGGGTGAAACCACCCTCCGACGAGGGACTGGACTCTCCTGTGCTGGACATCGCTGCTCCGGCGGATCGGTGCTGTGTGTTGTTCACCTTAGCGATTCGAGGGCACCGGCTGCCATCGGGAGAATGAGGCAGCCACACACGAGTTCGGCGCCGACCCGAAGGGGCCGACGCCGAACTGATGAGGGGATCTGTGTGATCAGCCCTTCGTGGAACCCGCCAGCAGGCCGCGCACGAAGAAGCGCTGCAGCGAGAAGAACACGATGAGCGGAACCAGGATCGAGATGAAGGCTCCGGCCGTGAGCAGGTGCCACTCCTGGCCGTACTTGCCCGTGATCTCGGCGAGCAGCTTGGTCATGGGGGCGACCGAGCCATCGGCGAAGACGAGAGCGACGAGCAGGTCGTTCCACACCCAGAGGAACTGGAAGATCGCGAACGACGCGATCGCCGGCAGGGTGAGGGGAAGCACGATCCTGAAGAAGATCTGCCCGTGCCCTGCACCGTCGACGCGAGCGGCCTCGATGAGTTCACCGGGGATCTCGGAGATGAAGTTGTGCAGCAGGAAGATCGCGAGCGGCAGGGCGAAGATCGTGTGCGCGATCCAGACCTGGGCGTAGGAACCGCCAGCATTCAGCCCGTCGAAGATCTGGACTCCCCCGATGTTCAGTCCCTTGCTGAAGAGGCTGAGCAGCGGCACGAGAGCCATCTGCAGGGGCACGATCTGCAGGGCGAAGACCCCGATGAAGATCCAGTTCTTGCCCTTGAAGTCGATCCACGCGAAGGCGTAGGCCGCGAGCGAGGCGATCACCAGCGGGAACACGGTCGCGGGGATCGTGATCGCGATCGAGTTGATGAAGGCGCCCGCGAGGTTCAGCTGGTCGTTACCGGCCGCAAGCACGTCCTGGTAGTTCTGCAGCGTGAAGCCCGGGTTGGCGAGGACCGTCCACCACCCCGTCGTGGCGACCTGGTCGGCCGGCCGGAACGAGGAGATGAACAATCCGAAGGTCGGCGTGGTCCACAGCACCGCGATGATCAGGGCGGCGATGGTGGCGCCGCGACTGGTCAGTCGCTTCTTGGTGCGACCGGCCGCGGTGCGTTCCTCCGCACGCTCGCCTCGCTTGAGTTGACGTTCGGTGCTCTTGTCGAGCGGCAGGTCAATGGGGGTTACGGCGCTCATCGGATCTCCCTCTGTGCCTTGATCTGACGGGCGTTGTAGACGACGATCGGCAGCACCAGGATGAACAGCACCACCGCGAAGGCCGCCGAGCGTCCTGGCTCGAATCCCTTCCACTGCGTGTACATCTCATTGGCGATGACGCTGGTCTGGTTGGCGCCGGCCGTCATGGTGCGAACGATGTCGAACACCTTGAGGCTGGCTATCGAGATCGTCGTCAGCACGACGATCAGGGAGCTGCGGATGCCGGGCACCGTGACATTGATGAAGCGCTGCCAGGCGTTCGTGCCATCCAGGGATGCCGCCTCGATCTGCTCGACCGGCACGCCCTTGATCGCGGCCGAGAGCACGACCATCGCGAATCCGGTCTGCACCCAGATCAGCACCACGATGAGGAAGAACGTGTTCCACGGTGAGTTCTGGAGCCACTCGACGGGCTGGCCACCGAGCCAGACCACGATCTGGTTGAGCAGGCCGATCTGCGGCGTACCGGGTGGGTTGGCGTCGTAGACGAAGCGCCAGATGATGCTCGCGCCCACGAACGAGATCGCCATGGGCATGAACACGAGCACCTTGAAGACCTTCTCGCCGCGCGACTTGTCGATGAACACCGCATAGGCGAGGCCGAAGATCGTCGAGACGACGGGCACCACGAGAACCCAGATCACCGTGTTGACGACCGTGCGGATGCCCGTCTCCTGGGTGAAGATCCAGACGAAGTTGTCGAAGCCCACGAAGCGCTCGCCGCGGTTGTTGAGGAACGCCGCGATGAACGTGCTGATCGAGGGGTAGATGAGTCCGATCAGGAGGAGGAGGATCGCCGGGCTCAGGAACCCGATGAG encodes the following:
- a CDS encoding APC family permease; the encoded protein is MTTTAAPEVSTHTGRLGLVQASALYIAAVLGTGILVLPGLASQAAGPASILAVAAVFVLSIPLAGTFAALAARYPDAGGVATFARLALGDTAARMAGYWFLFGVQFGAPVVATLGAEYLAAALGADRSVVWMIALAFLLVPLGVAFFGLRVSGKLQLGLTGLLVLVVVGVVSVTASEVRAVNFEPFLPHGWAGVATAVSLFVWAFAGWEAVTHIAGEFRNPRRTIPLATAIAVVVVGAAYLALQIVTVGVLGSDDEFSVVPLIDLVAVSVPDVGPAVVAAIAAVVAVGVLNAYVPAFANLAASLGRDGHLPGWLAKGAEPGSVPRRALVLVSIITLTYFAIAASQGFDLTPFILIHTSSMVAVYAVGSLAAVRLLDRFTPGWWMALASVVLTLGLLVLAGTHLLVPAALGVVAIAVTVIKKRKNNA
- a CDS encoding cystathionine gamma-synthase; this translates as MTDSEYQFATRAIRAGQDFDPTTGSVVPPVYMTSTFVQDGIGGFRGGYEYARGGNPTRDSLQELLASLEGGAKAFSFASGLAAEDTLLRAILKPGDHIVMGNDVYGGTHRLVSRVLVPWGVSISTVEMSDLDAVRHAIRPDATKIIWVETPSNPLMKITDIAALAELGHEFGATVVVDNTFASPYLQRPLELGADVVVHSTTKYLGGHSDVLGGAVVLNDAELIEKVGFLQFGVGAVSGPMDAWLTVRGIKTLAVRMDRHSSNAAAIAERLVGHPKLETVYYPGLPSHPGHELAARQMKSFGGMISVGVAGGPASAKTFAESTTLFQLAESLGGVESLIGYPSEMTHASVKGTALEVPENIVRLSVGIEDADDLIDDVLGALDRL
- a CDS encoding cystathionine beta-synthase, whose protein sequence is MKFANTVIDLVGNTPLVRLNKVTEGISATVLVKVEYLNPGGSSKDRIATRIIDDAERQGLLKPGGTIVEPTSGNTGIGLALVAQQRGYRCIFVLPDKVGEDKRNVLLAYGAEIVVTPTAVAPESPESYYSVSDRLAREIPGAYKPNQYSNMNGPLSHYETTGPEIWRDTEGKVTHFVAGVGTGGTISGVGKYLKEQNPNVVVIGADPEGSVYSGGTGRPYLVEGVGEDFWPTAYDGSVVDEIIASSDAESFEFTRRLAREEGLLVGGSSGLAVASGLKAAAKLGPDDVMVILLPDGGRGYLGKVFSDKWMRSYGFLPAEEDRSVADLVGTKDPDLAGLVHVHPSDTVRHTIDKMRQFDISQMPVLTAEPPVVMGEVVGSIDERTLIDAVFSGRAQLTDALEEFVGPPLGLIGMQDSIAAVRDALAQSDALLVTSDGKPAAVVTRHDLLAFLSA
- a CDS encoding DUF3105 domain-containing protein, whose product is MTNNADKPTIKQQREAQRAAKVAALKKKQAVEKRNRRIGIGAAIIGAVAVVAVIVTFVVVIPATTPQPAPDPVASGDASDIDIAGEQIFEGLGNKHVETAVTYSMSPPAGGDHNATWLNCGVYGEAVPNENAVHALEHGAVWVTYNPDEVDADGVAQLRTFLPSSYIILSPYPDLQTPVVASAWGAQVELDGVDDERLEQFLQKYWQSPNAPEPGAACSGGLEGPDRIA
- a CDS encoding DUF305 domain-containing protein; translated protein: MPDSTEVSAPAPRRGRALVIIIVAGVILVALAALTGRLTAPVITLPSTTSADAGFARDMQVHHQQAVEMAMMIRDRTDDPAVRQLAYDIATSQAQQSGQMFGWLASWNLPQFGEPAMTWMTRPALDGSEHGHDSDEPAHVPGEAMPGMATYAQLDTLSNLSGVEAERLFLELMIAHHRGGVEMAEAVLARTDTTVVRDLATSIVKAQQSEIDLMEGMLAERQ
- a CDS encoding mechanosensitive ion channel family protein; this encodes MQIWNEPWFWPAAGVIVGLPIVLLALTEVQSMLERRQNRAAKIVLLLRNYVAPVGALLLLLNQATYADIDLTWTQVTATVFGFLLILVLLNSLNFALFVTARQGSWRSKVPSIFVDIVRVILIVVSLAILFSVVWRADVGGLFAALGVGSIVIGLSLQNAVGSVVSGLFLLFEQPFTLGDWIEVDGLRGRIVEVNWRAVHLNDSNGIHVIPNATLAGSTFLNISRSEAAFEAGIVVKFATDDPPQDVIDVCVEVAADLPAALPDNPASVKPLEKAKYEVGIPIRSPADNYSTLSAFRTRIWYAARRAGLHLDGDLTDNYNTPDNIRAALRHLAPALYLSEEDVEAIAPQVTLERYGEGETVQHIGQVPNGMRYVVSGSAILSVMATTGQEVSFALLDRDDVLGLTALTRQGVAARARATSDLAVLFVPVAVLDLLVKTRPRLARDVGLAIDHRASQAAAAFAAAGVDSPQQHRDFLS
- a CDS encoding adenylate/guanylate cyclase domain-containing protein, translated to MSSTGESSPSSEGGFTLPTRTGLGIRSALLITLLLVSITSSVVVGYIGFVNGRSSLQDAAFDRLTEVRDSRAREITALYETIENNLRITARGQSVAEAMQLFSAGFAELENTELTAQERAELEAYFTDQFGPRLSEANGEPVDASTFIPTGAAQSYLALHYTAPHETFDDAIKVNDAGDGSAWSATHAEHHDFFRRLTQIFHYEDVLLIDASGNIVYTAFKGVDLGSNLDNGPLQRTNLAQAYSEAMTGNLADNVVLTDFAPYPPSLGKPASWAVTPVVIDGEIVGALAAEMPISQIDSVMAGGGDWSESGMGDSGETYIVGANDQLMRSLSRVLVEDPARFERESVASGTPPEVTEQAIATGSTLLLQPVRTEAVSAAAAGTSGTNLMAGYLGGSSLTAYAPLDIQGLDWVIVAELDSEEAFAPVDDFTRNLVLSSAVIVLLVSVLSLVIAGAIVRPLRRLRDAARRIAAGESGVQVDAGSSSELADVGAAFNDMSRSLQVKAQLLEEQQKENERLLLTLMPEALAKRYKEGVRTIALDHQEVTVMFADIVGFEAFSSDKSSEAALEILNEILRAFDDAADSLGIERVRSTRAGYLTSCGLIVPRVDNARRMVDFAIELQRILNRIGAKYGTALALRAGIDTGAVTSGLIGQKQVSYDLWGDAVNLAFRVQATESESGIFLTQSVVDRMPDTVNVRDWGMVETPSGPERVWRVERAENDE
- a CDS encoding carbohydrate ABC transporter permease, which translates into the protein MSAVTPIDLPLDKSTERQLKRGERAEERTAAGRTKKRLTSRGATIAALIIAVLWTTPTFGLFISSFRPADQVATTGWWTVLANPGFTLQNYQDVLAAGNDQLNLAGAFINSIAITIPATVFPLVIASLAAYAFAWIDFKGKNWIFIGVFALQIVPLQMALVPLLSLFSKGLNIGGVQIFDGLNAGGSYAQVWIAHTIFALPLAIFLLHNFISEIPGELIEAARVDGAGHGQIFFRIVLPLTLPAIASFAIFQFLWVWNDLLVALVFADGSVAPMTKLLAEITGKYGQEWHLLTAGAFISILVPLIVFFSLQRFFVRGLLAGSTKG
- a CDS encoding carbohydrate ABC transporter permease, with protein sequence MSGFLQWIGDLPALAQIPIIVIAFLAVVGVVIFFIEIAPRTGRKYTIIRLAVCILAPTLIFLLLGSVWWAAAVAAVLGGVFFILDFRSRQGSGYLFQLIGFLSPAILLLLIGLIYPSISTFIAAFLNNRGERFVGFDNFVWIFTQETGIRTVVNTVIWVLVVPVVSTIFGLAYAVFIDKSRGEKVFKVLVFMPMAISFVGASIIWRFVYDANPPGTPQIGLLNQIVVWLGGQPVEWLQNSPWNTFFLIVVLIWVQTGFAMVVLSAAIKGVPVEQIEAASLDGTNAWQRFINVTVPGIRSSLIVVLTTISIASLKVFDIVRTMTAGANQTSVIANEMYTQWKGFEPGRSAAFAVVLFILVLPIVVYNARQIKAQREIR